The stretch of DNA CCCCTCCCGACGTGGACGGCATGATCACCCTCAAGGTGGACAACCTGACCTACCGCACCTCTCCCGACAGCTTGAGGCGCGTGTTCGAGAAGTACGGGCGCGTGGGCGACGTGTACATCCCGCGGGAGCCCCACACCAAGGCGCCCCGGGGCTTCGCTTTCGTCCGCTTTCACGACCGGCGCGACGCCCAAGACGCCGAGGCCGCCATGGACGGGGCGGAGCTGGACGGACGCGAGCTGCGGGTGCAGGTGGCGCGCTATGGCCGCCGGGACCTGCCCCGCAGCCGCCAGGGAGAGCCACGCGGCAGGTCCAGAGGCGGCGGCTACGGACGGCGGAGCCGCAGCTACGGGCGGCGGAGCCGCAGCCCCAGGCGGCGACACCGCAGCCGATCCCggggtcccagctgctccaggtcCCGCAGCCGATCTCGCTATAGGGGTTCTCGCTATAGCCGGTCTCCCTACAGCCGATCTCCTTACAGCCGGTCGCGCTACAGCCGCTCTCCCTACAGCAGATCTCGCTACAGGGAATCTCGCTACGGCGGATCTCACTACAGCTCATCTGGTTACAGTAACTCTCGCTACAGCCGATATCACAGCAGCCGGTCTCACTCGAAGTCTGGGTCCTCCACTAGCTCTCGCTCTGCATCAACCTCCAAATCGAGCTCTGCGCGACGATCCAAGTCCTCCTCGGTCTCCAGGTCTCGCTCGCGGTCCAGGTCTTCATCTATGACCAGGAGTCCTCCCCGGGTATCCAAGAGGAAATCCAAGTCAAGGTCGCGATCCAAGAGGCCCCCCAAGTCTCCTGAAGAGGAAGGACAGATGTCCTCTTAAGAAAATGATGCATCAGGAAGCAACGTGATGGAGGACTTGGGGGAAAAGGATCACATACTCAGTCTATGGAAGCAACGTCCCTGGAAGAAGAGGCTGCCTATTGAAAAGGTTGTGTCACACTTTTCTACCTTTTTGCCAGTTTGAAGCTTTGCATCAGGTGGCAAAATTCATTCTATGTGCCGTTTTGttgttattcacattttattgtaACTTAGGAGGTGAACGACCTAAGATTACGTTATTGGGTTTGGATATTTGaggcaaaaatttatttttatttctatagtgaTGACTGTTTTGGTTTGAAATGAACAGATTGGTAACCTAATTTGTGGCCTCCTGACTTTTAAGGAAACGTGTGCAGCCATTACACACAGCCTAACGCTGTCAAGACATGCTTCAACATTGCCTTCATTCCTTAAAAACCTACAAAAGGTGGTGTAAATTAATATGGATAATTTTATTTACCTCCAGGTCTAAAAGGTAGTGTGACCCAAATTTGTATAAAGATTTTTCATGTGAAAGGACTGGGGTTTTAGCAAACACAGGTCTAatctcttttgtgtttttgtgcacCAGGCCCGGCTGCGTAGCAGTTGAGTGATGCTGGTTAGCTATTAAGGTGGCCTGTTGCAGTGCAGAGTGCTGAGctgcttcctgttttcttctgattgCTCCTGGGGAAAACACGCCTTGTCCTGAAGAACAAATGGCTGTCCAGTTTATTAAAATGCCTGTCAACTGCACTTCCAGTCACCCAGGCCTTGCAGATAAATAATGGAGCATGCAGTGAGCACATCTAGCTGACGATAATCACACCTTTTCCCCCGTCTTTTCTGAAAAATTGTAAATCTGATCATATCAACATGTATGAACTTAAAATATGGAGAATGTTATGGAAGAAATAGTTTATAAGTTTGTTAAGTACTTATAACATGGTTTATCTttttgattattaattttttacgCTAACCATTGTTTCTGtagttaaaattgttttcttggtGTTATCTTTTctcagaataaaattagaaacttttgaTGGAAAGtaggttgttttattttctgtatgacTTTTGGATATTTGTACTTTTGAGAAAATTATTAGCACCAAGTGtttctcaaaatataatttttaaaaaatccttaataGGCTTTTAGCTATGTGCTTTATTGTTTTATCACAATGCAGTTTATTtgtagtttctctcttttttcctcacaCCTATGGTTTTTTtacttccaaaattattttcaaataatccaTTTTTGGCTTTCATCATTATCCCTACTAGATGTTATGTGTTCTTTTGCAATTGTTTCTGCTTATACCTTTACtagcaaagggaaaaataacaatTTGGTGTCAATGATCTGGTGACAATAGGATTACATTGGAGCCAATTgaataaatttattctttcaatcaTATGGATCTTCATTAATATTTTTGACTgaattatcaattaaaaatatttcattcccTTTGTGCAGAAACTGCTAAATCCAGGGTTCGATTCTTGAATGAACTGGCAAGGTGGCTGTGGTCTGTAGATATACATCCCACATTTTGTTGTTATAACAGTTAGTAGTTAGTATTGCTTTCATATATAGACTCCAGAATCTAAATTTTACGATAATGACATTTCTTCTGGTCATGacaaatgtaatattttacaaatataaatctACGTAGAatccaaagacacacacagagcagtcctgtctgagaaataaaaaatcaggaCACCCATGGCATCGTAGTAGCCCCTCGCGTCCAGCAGGTGGCGAAGGGAGGTGAGGTATATTTATTAAATGGGACCGAGTGGGACGGGGACGGGGCAGCCCTAAGGGTAGGGAAGCATTGTCAATTTCTGGGGATAGAATGAGACCCAGGCATAGCTGGAGTTTGAAGCTTTGAAGCAAAAATATCTGTAGAACATCTTAAACGTGACCAAAATATGATGTTAAAATCAGCAACTCTTTATACgttaaaaactttgaaacctgtggccgggcatggtggctcgcgcctgtaatcccagcactttgggaggccaaggcaggtggatcacctgaggtcaggagctcaagaccagcctgaccaacatggtgaaaccccgtctctactaaaaatacaaaaattagctgggcatggtggcgcatgcctataatcccagctactcggaggctgaggcaggataatcgcttgaaaccgggagacagaggttgtggtgagccgagatcacgccattgcactccagccggggcaacaagagcaaaacttcatctcaaaaaaaaaaaaaaaagaaaaaggaaaaaaacaaacaaacaacaactttGAAACCTAGGAACAATTTTGGACCTGTTGGAGCAGAAATGTGTAGTTGTCATTGAAGGTGTGAACATACCCTACCTCTACTCTACATGTGGAAGACCTGACCCACAGAGGACATGAACCCATGAAGAAGAGTGATGTGACATGTTTTGCATTTTATTAGTACCATGATCTAACCAACTGAGCTAACTGGCCACACCATTTTATCCTTTATAATGATCACTATGAGGGCTGAGTGCAGAATGGAGTGTATGTGGTCAAGAGTGGAAGCTGTGAGGCTATTGCAGTAATCCAGAAAGAAAGGTGACAATGGCTTAGACTTCAGTGGTAGTGTTGGAAATGGACATAAATAGACATATTCAGGAAATATATTGATCTTAGATCTAATAAGACACGTAATAGATTAGAAGTAGGGAAATTAATGAAAAAGCAGAATTAAGGATGACTTCTCACTGGCTTGAAATGCTAAATGGATGACGGTGCTGTTTAGTGAGTTGGGGAagactgggcgtggtgatgggtgtaGAAATTGAGAAAGGAAAATCAAGAATTTCCAGAACTTTCAGAGCAATGTTAAATACTTTCCTTGATAGTGGGTCAGTCATCATTTATAAgtgcatttctaaaaatattgcttaattttgtttttgagcttTGTATAAGTGGAATTTTGTGTGTACTGATTATTTTGCTCAATACTATGTCTTTAAGATTCTCTGTATTGTTGCATGTGGCTGAGTTTATTTTTGATGCTGTGTAGTGTTTTACTAATTAATAAATCATAATTCAGTTTTTACTGttctattgatggacatctgggttgtttcctaTTTTAGTTATTCTGAATAAGGAagcaatgaatatttttatacataaaaccTGAtgtacacgtgtatatatatttcaggtATCAATCCCAAAAGTGCATTTTCTGGGTTATAGATCAAGTACATATTCAATTTTGTTAGATAAT from Homo sapiens chromosome 11, GRCh38.p14 Primary Assembly encodes:
- the SRSF8 gene encoding serine/arginine-rich splicing factor 8, with product MSCGRPPPDVDGMITLKVDNLTYRTSPDSLRRVFEKYGRVGDVYIPREPHTKAPRGFAFVRFHDRRDAQDAEAAMDGAELDGRELRVQVARYGRRDLPRSRQGEPRGRSRGGGYGRRSRSYGRRSRSPRRRHRSRSRGPSCSRSRSRSRYRGSRYSRSPYSRSPYSRSRYSRSPYSRSRYRESRYGGSHYSSSGYSNSRYSRYHSSRSHSKSGSSTSSRSASTSKSSSARRSKSSSVSRSRSRSRSSSMTRSPPRVSKRKSKSRSRSKRPPKSPEEEGQMSS